In Cicer arietinum cultivar CDC Frontier isolate Library 1 chromosome 7, Cicar.CDCFrontier_v2.0, whole genome shotgun sequence, a single window of DNA contains:
- the LOC101505382 gene encoding BOI-related E3 ubiquitin-protein ligase 1-like isoform X1, with product MAVQAQYPSNVLLLNNNSRNGQEEHDYSLQPQPGLPPHPHMLCTNNNHGITTNSRKRDREGTETGHTTSPNVNAMNHFSLQSQPSHFIHLSHLHNQQQNVVSTGLRLSFDDQRLQFQQQTSQSSSTFLSLLSQGINSQIKQQQHELDQFLQSQGENVRRSLAEKRQRHYRELLKAAEETVEQRLKEKETEFAKATCKNAELEARAAQLTMEAQVWQARARAHEAAAASIQAELQKTIMCQTNEDGGGVISSTGQAEDAESAYIDPDRVAMISAPRPKCRGCGKRVPSVVVLPCRHLCICTECDHHFRACPVCLTLKNSTVHIFLS from the exons ATGGCCGTTCAAGCTCAATATCCATCTAATGTCCTCCTTCTAAACAATAATAG caGAAACGGACAAGAAGAACACGATTACTCCTTACAACCACAACCAGGACTACCACCTCATCCCCATATGCTATGCACCAACAACAACCATGGAA TTACTACTAATTCTCGCAAGAGGGATAGAGAAGGAACAGAAACAGGACACACTACATCCCCTAATGTTAATGCTATGAATCATTTCTCTTTGCAATCTCAACCTTCACATTTTATACATCTTTCACACCTCCATAATCAACAACAAAATGTAGTCTCAACTGGCCTTCGCTTATCATTCGATGATCAAAGGttacaatttcaacaacaaactTCTCAATCCTCCTCTACTTTCTTATCTCTATTATCACAAGGAATCAATTCTCAAatcaaacaacaacaacatgaaTTAGACCAATTCCTTCAAAGCCag GGAGAGAATGTACGGCGGAGTTTGGCGGAGAAGAGGCAGAGGCATTATCGAGAACTACTAAAAGCGGCAGAAGAAACGGTGGAGCAGCGTCTAAAGGAGAAAGAAACAGAGTTTGCAAAAGCTACGTGCAAGAACGCGGAATTAGAAGCGCGTGCAGCACAACTAACGATGGAGGCCCAAGTATGGCAGGCGAGAGCCCGGGCCCATGAGGCAGCAGCGGCTTCTATTCAGGCCGAACTGCAAAAGACAATAATGTGTCAAACAAACGAGGACGGCGGCGGCGTTATTTCGTCAACCGGACAGGCTGAGGATGCGGAATCGGCTTATATCGATCCGGATAGAGTTGCTATGATTTCAGCACCGCGTCCCAAATGTAGAGGATGTGGGAAGCGTGTACCTTCGGTGGTTGTTTTGCCTTGTCGTCACTTGTGTATTTGTACAGAATGTGATCACCATTTTAGAGCTTGCCCTGTTTGCCTTACTCTCAAGAATTCTACAGTTCACATTTTTCTCTCCTAA
- the LOC101505382 gene encoding BOI-related E3 ubiquitin-protein ligase 1-like isoform X2, giving the protein MAVQAQYPSNVLLLNNNRNGQEEHDYSLQPQPGLPPHPHMLCTNNNHGITTNSRKRDREGTETGHTTSPNVNAMNHFSLQSQPSHFIHLSHLHNQQQNVVSTGLRLSFDDQRLQFQQQTSQSSSTFLSLLSQGINSQIKQQQHELDQFLQSQGENVRRSLAEKRQRHYRELLKAAEETVEQRLKEKETEFAKATCKNAELEARAAQLTMEAQVWQARARAHEAAAASIQAELQKTIMCQTNEDGGGVISSTGQAEDAESAYIDPDRVAMISAPRPKCRGCGKRVPSVVVLPCRHLCICTECDHHFRACPVCLTLKNSTVHIFLS; this is encoded by the exons ATGGCCGTTCAAGCTCAATATCCATCTAATGTCCTCCTTCTAAACAATAATAG AAACGGACAAGAAGAACACGATTACTCCTTACAACCACAACCAGGACTACCACCTCATCCCCATATGCTATGCACCAACAACAACCATGGAA TTACTACTAATTCTCGCAAGAGGGATAGAGAAGGAACAGAAACAGGACACACTACATCCCCTAATGTTAATGCTATGAATCATTTCTCTTTGCAATCTCAACCTTCACATTTTATACATCTTTCACACCTCCATAATCAACAACAAAATGTAGTCTCAACTGGCCTTCGCTTATCATTCGATGATCAAAGGttacaatttcaacaacaaactTCTCAATCCTCCTCTACTTTCTTATCTCTATTATCACAAGGAATCAATTCTCAAatcaaacaacaacaacatgaaTTAGACCAATTCCTTCAAAGCCag GGAGAGAATGTACGGCGGAGTTTGGCGGAGAAGAGGCAGAGGCATTATCGAGAACTACTAAAAGCGGCAGAAGAAACGGTGGAGCAGCGTCTAAAGGAGAAAGAAACAGAGTTTGCAAAAGCTACGTGCAAGAACGCGGAATTAGAAGCGCGTGCAGCACAACTAACGATGGAGGCCCAAGTATGGCAGGCGAGAGCCCGGGCCCATGAGGCAGCAGCGGCTTCTATTCAGGCCGAACTGCAAAAGACAATAATGTGTCAAACAAACGAGGACGGCGGCGGCGTTATTTCGTCAACCGGACAGGCTGAGGATGCGGAATCGGCTTATATCGATCCGGATAGAGTTGCTATGATTTCAGCACCGCGTCCCAAATGTAGAGGATGTGGGAAGCGTGTACCTTCGGTGGTTGTTTTGCCTTGTCGTCACTTGTGTATTTGTACAGAATGTGATCACCATTTTAGAGCTTGCCCTGTTTGCCTTACTCTCAAGAATTCTACAGTTCACATTTTTCTCTCCTAA